The following proteins are encoded in a genomic region of Ostrea edulis chromosome 7, xbOstEdul1.1, whole genome shotgun sequence:
- the LOC130047654 gene encoding uncharacterized protein LOC130047654, whose translation MWKKILVRELRKHTETCDQAPSVSTDVDTTSIVPVTQIVQTDVPVDVNGMSFFQSLFESNDITLTVAPTVDIESVATPSIEFENVTTPSIEDESVATPVHVETVTGVTNRIVNFCKTQNILDPVEILRKVQNEMVTGRPLEVVDVTNSSEGDTNFILVDRTHLLETSFDEIKGIEDLRKTLEVQFYDETAVDYGGPRKEFFRLVLQAIKEKYFDSGLRELLHEDYEVVGKTFALSILQNGKIPTFLDPDVIQKIFSDSTDNPCITSLRGGLETLGLYTICMQLPSFLYLFQKHSLPLTFRMLTFLLKPQFSQEGSNNMEVEKKVYAAFVRYLREVASGRREHLSLANVLQFVTGTDEEPLLGFKIPPTIQFPEVMNSFIPTANTCINSLQLPRPKPDLNVNFPLDEKLFELYDYAFLNLFYGLH comes from the exons ATGTGGAAGAAAATTTTAGTAAGGGAACTACGAAAACACACAGAAACGTGTGACCAAGCACCCTCAGTTTCTACAGATGTTGATACTACCAGTATAGTGCCAGTAACACAAATCGTGCAAACTGATGTACCAGTTGATGTTAATGGAATGAGTTTTTTTCAGAGCCTATTCGAAAGTAATGACATTACCCTTACAGTGGCCCCAACAGTTGATATCGAAAGTGTTGCAACCCCATCGATAGAGTTTGAAAATGTTACAACCCCATCCATCGAGGATGAAAGTGTTGCAACCCCTGTGCATGTTGAAACTGTAACAGGTGTGACAAATAGAATAGTTAATTTTTgcaaaacacaaaatatattgGACCCTGTTGAAATTTTGCGTAAAGTTCAAAATGAAATGGTGACTGGTAGACCTTTGGAAGTCGTTGACGTTACAAATAGTTCTGAAGGCGACACAAACTTCATTTTGGTAGACAGAACTCATCTTTTGGAGACATCGTTTGATGAAATCAAAGGAATTGAGGATCTTAGAAAGACTTTAGAAGTACAGTTTTATGATGAG ACGGCTGTAGATTATGGAGGCCCCAGGAAGGAGTTTTTCAGATTAGTTTTGCAGGCCATCAAGGAGAAATATTTTGACAGTGGACTGAGAGAATTACTTCATGAAGATTATGAAGTTGTTGGAAAGACTTTTG CTTTAAGTATTCTACAAAATGGCAAAATCCCAACTTTTTTGGACCCAGATGTAATCCAGAAGATATTTTCTGATTCCACAGACAATCCATGCATAACAAGCTTGAGAGGAGGGCTTGAGACATTGGGACTGTATACA ATTTGTATGCAGCTTCCAAGTTTTCTGTACCTTTTCCAAAAACATTCATTACCCTTGACATTTAGGATGCTCACATTCCTTTTAAAGCCTCAATTTTCTCAAGAGGGCAGCAACAACATGGAAGTTGAAAAGAAGGTCTACGCTGCATTTGTTCGATATCTAAGAGAAGTCGCAA GTGGTCGGAGAGAACACTTGTCCTTAGCAAACGTACTACAGTTTGTGACAGGAACTGATGAGGAGCCACTACTGGGGTTCAAAATCCCACCCACTATCCAGTTTCCAGAAGTCATGAACTCATTCATTCCAACTGCCAACACATGCATCAACTCTCTCCAGCTTCCAAGACCAAAACCAGACTTAAATGTGAACTTTCCTTTAGATGAAAAGCTATTTGAATTATATGATTATGCTTTCTTAAACCTCTTTTATGGACTGCATTaa
- the LOC130047575 gene encoding uncharacterized protein LOC130047575 — MVESALKQKLANIPKLTDKDNKRLYELCDVLSEVEALKEDKKYALLLAYFDSSAGILPVLNKLPHSIQEKWTNHAVNYIKRNDVSFPPFSVFVEFMRDISRVKNDPSFQYGGIQSSTEKPFVSKTKNFHVTAKKTISQQEVHEEPDKECPLHRTKQPLNDCRVFRNKSLEERRKFVKENGICFKCCESTKHAKRNCRKDIKCTECNSDTHPSALHGTLQQVRSLGVPRADGGEGEKRGDIVDTKCTQICKNVSSVSRSCSKTVLVNVYCEGFPNNAVKLYAIIDDQSNRSLAKSKLFDDLQVKSRLVDYILTSCAGSVPTKGRRATGLVVQSLDGSTNLKLPTLIECNNIPNVRSEIPTPDVARSYPHLQDIAKYIPNLDDGSDTLLLIGRDLMEAHHVLDQRLGPRTTPYAQRLRLGWVIVGESCLNGTHRPEVVNVNKVHILGNGRPSLFEPCVNVLNLKESGLDTCAHSASFNTTKYSNCNNSDIFVKTATDEKIAFSIEDSEFLELMDSEFRKDCDGSWTAPLPFRKNRPKLPNNRSQAMKRARILTDSLRKNTQKRQHFTEFMEKIFMEGHAEPLPLINSDKECWYLPLFGVYHPQKPDQIRGVFDSSAKFNNISLNDVLMSGPDLTNRLIGILLGFRQEPVALMADIQRMFYCFKVEGEHRNYLRFLWHKDNNIDNEIVDFRMCVHVFGNSPSPAVATYGLRRTAMLAEKQYGADMREFVNKKFMLMMP; from the coding sequence ATGGTGGAATCTGCCTTAAAGCAGAAACTCGCGAACATACCCAAGTTGACGGATAAAGACAATAAAAGACTTTACGAACTCTGTGATGTATTGAGTGAGGTAGAAGCACTTAAAgaagataaaaaatatgcttTGCTTCTAGCATATTTTGACTCCTCTGCAGGCATCTTACCCGTATTAAACAAACTGCCACATTCGATCCAGGAGAAGTGGACAAACCATGCCGTGAACTATATAAAGAGAAACGATGTGTCTTTCCCACCCTTTTCAGTGTTTGTAGAATTTATGAGAGACATAAGCAGGGTGAAGAACGATCCAAGCTTTCAGTATGGTGGAATTCAGTCGTCGACAGAAAAACCATTTGTCTCCAAGACAAAGAACTTTCACGTGACAGCGAAGAAAACAATTTCTCAACAGGAAGTTCACGAGGAACCAGACAAGGAGTGTCCTCTACATCGCACAAAGCAACCATTAAATGACTGCAGAGTCTTTAGAAACAAGTCAttagaagaaagaagaaaatttgTGAAAGAAAATGGCATCTGCTTCAAATGTTGTGAATCAACTAAACACGCTAAAAGGAACTGTCGGAAGGATATCAAGTGTACCGAGTGCAACAGTGACACACATCCCTCTGCTTTACATGGCACACTTCAGCAAGTAAGATCCCTCGGAGTGCCCAGAGCTGACGGCGGGGAGGGAGAGAAAAGGGGTGACATTGTAGACACCAAATGCACACAGATTTGTAAAAATGTCAGTAGCGTCAGCAGATCATGTTCCAAAACTGTTCTCGTTAATGTCTACTGTGAAGGATTTCCCAACAATGCAGTGAAACTTTATGCGATAATAGATGACCAGAGCAATCGATCActtgcaaaatcaaaattatttgatgaTCTGCAGGTCAAGAGCAGATTAGTGGATTATATCCTCACATCATGTGCGGGGTCTGTACCTACTAAAGGAAGACGTGCCACAGGTCTTGTTGTGCAGTCTTTAGATGGCAGCACCAACCTTAAACTTCCTACTCTCATAGAGTGTAACAACATTCCGAATGTTCGTTCCGAGATTCCAACACCAGACGTCGCCAGATCTTATCCTCATCTTCAGGACATTGCTAAATACATTCCTAATTTGGATGACGGTAGTGATACTCTGCTTCTTATTGGTAGAGATCTCATGGAGGCACATCATGTTTTAGACCAACGCCTTGGTCCCAGGACCACACCTTACGCCCAACGCCTTCGTCTCGGTTGGGTTATTGTTGGTGAGAGTTGTCTCAACGGAACACACAGACCAGAAGTTGTGAATGTGAACAAAGTACACATTTTGGGAAATGGACGACCATCTTTGTTTGAACCGTGTGTTAATGTACTGAATCTCAAAGAAAGCGGATTAGACACTTGTGCGCATTCTGCGTCGTTTAATACCACAAAGTATTCAAACTGCAATAACTCCGATATTTTTGTGAAAACAGCTACAGACGAAAAAATTGCGTTTTCTATCGAAGACTCCGAATTCTTAGAGCTTATGGATAGTGAATTCCGAAAGGACTGCGACGGAAGCTGGACAGCTCCTCTTCCTTTCCGGAAAAATAGACCCAAATTACCAAATAACAGATCTCAGGCGATGAAACGAGCAAGGATACTGACAGACAGCCTCCGTAAAAACACTCAGAAAAGGCAGCATTTCACCGAGTTTATGGAGAAGATATTCATGGAAGGGCATGCTGAGCCACTCCCCTTGATTAACAGTGACAAAGAATGCTGGTATCTTCCCTTGTTCGGGGTATATCACCCACAAAAGCCAGATCAGATCCGAGGCGTTTTTGACTCATCTGCCAAATTCAATAATATTTCCCTCAATGACGTTCTGATGTCAGGACCCGACCTCACCAACCGTTTGATTGGAATACTTCTTGGCTTTCGTCAAGAACCCGTTGCATTGATGGCAGATATCCAGAGAATGTTCTACTGCTTCAAAGTTGAAGGAGAACATAGGAACTACCTTCGCTTCCTATGGCACAAAGACAATAACATTGACAATGAGATTGTAGACTTCAGGATGTGCGTGCATGTGTTTGGAAACAGCCCGAGTCCAGCAGTGGCAACTTATGGTCTAAGGAGGACGGCTATGCTTGCAGAGAAGCAGTACGGCGCTGACATGAGGGAGTTTGTCAATAAGAAATTTATGTTGATGATGCCTTAA
- the LOC130047576 gene encoding uncharacterized protein LOC130047576, which translates to MIEPIEWDQPLSDDLRVKFDSWRDSLISLENVNISRAYIHQVSGRKNPKDLLVFSDASEKAIATVAYLRTFDKNSTQHLTFVTGKAKVAPKHGHTIPRLELCAAVMGVEIYETIQDELDLDLNQVTFFSDSKVVLGYINNETKRFHVYVRNRIDKIRRISKPAQWRYVPTGLNPADEATRSIPARNLQESLWLNGPPRKLLSQVDSDTSFPLVSPEEDKEVRALKTSTKVTLGCHYFEKFSNWRDLKKAIRILKNSARLNGVVHNDNPVSEEESQIFIIRTLQNEMFQKEIEALHSGLPLPRQSTILSLSPYLDDLGVLRVGGRLRNAKMNLMQTNPIIIPKHHVSGLIVRYYHEKVHHQGRQMTEGAIRNAGFWLIGSKRLVTSHIHHCVKRRKLRGRQEEQRMADLPAERFDIAPPFTNIGVDVFGPWTISTRKTRGGQANSKRWALMITCLVVRAVHIEILEEMTSSCFINALRRFCAIRGEVKMIRSDCGMNFIGSVKDLNANVISIEARPVREYLIENRINWVFNPPHSSHMGGVWERMIGVARRILNPLLLDVKHLTHEVLTTLMAEVSSIMNARPLVPVSSDPGNPLPLTPNTLLTMKTDQTVR; encoded by the coding sequence ATGATAGAACCAATAGAGTGGGATCAACCACTGTCTGATGACTTGCGAGTCAAATTTGATTCTTGGAGAGACAGTCTTATCTCTCTAGAAAACGTCAACATCTCAAGGGCTTATATTCATCAAGTTTCAGGAAGGAAGAATCCCAAGGATCTTCTCGTATTTTCGGATGCTTCCGAAAAAGCTATCGCCACAGTAGCATACCTGAgaacttttgataaaaacagTACGCAACATTTGACATTTGTGACCGGGAAGGCTAAAGTGGCACCAAAACATGGCCATACCATTCCGAGATTGGAATTGTGCGCAGCTGTGATGGGAGTTGAAATTTATGAAACTATTCAAGATGAACTTGACTTGGATCTGAATCAAGTGACATTTTTCTCAGACAGTAAAGTCGTACTTGGATACATAAACAATGAAACCAAGAGATTTCATGTATATGTCAGAAATCGCATCGACAAGATCAGAAGAATTAGCAAACCTGCACAATGGAGATATGTTCCTACGGGTCTAAACCCAGCAGATGAAGCCACACGCTCTATACCTGCTAGAAACCTTCAAGAAAGTTTGTGGCTTAATGGACCGCCTAGAAAACTCCTAAGTCAAGTAGATTCAGATACTTCTTTCCCACTAGTTTCACCAGAAGAGGATAAAGAAGTCCGAGCCTTGAAAACGAGCACGAAGGTAACATTAGGTTGTCATTATTTCGAGAAATTCTCAAATTGGAGAGATCTGAAGAAAGCGATTCGCATTCTTAAAAATTCAGCCAGATTGAACGGTGTAGTGCACAATGACAACCCTGTATCAGAAGAAGAGTCGCAGATCTTCATCATcagaacccttcaaaatgagaTGTTTCAAAAGGAAATAGAAGCATTACATTCAGGACTACCTTTGCCGAGACAGAGCACTATACTTTCTCTCTCCCCATATCTAGATGATCTTGGAGTACTGCGTGTAGGTGGTAGACTTCGAAATGCTAAGATGAACCTCATGCAAACGAATCCCATCATCATTCCCAAGCATCATGTATCTGGTTTGATAGTACGTTACTATCATGAAAAGGTTCACCACCAAGGTCGTCAAATGACAGAGGGTGCTATTCGAAATGCTGGCTTTTGGCTGATAGGCAGCAAAAGGCTTGTTACCTCTCATATACACCACTGTGTCAAGCGTCGTAAATTACGAGGCCGTCAAGAAGAACAAAGAATGGCGGACTTACCTGCTGAGAGATTTGACATTGCACCGCCATTTACCAACATCGGTGTGGATGTTTTTGGGCCCTGGACAATTTCCACGAGAAAGACGCGTGGTGGCCAAGCAAATTCCAAACGATGGGCATTGATGATCACCTGCCTAGTTGTACGTGCGGTCCACATAGAGATTCTGGAGGAGATGACATCCTCGTGTTTCATTAACGCATTAAGACGCTTTTGTGCCATCAGAGGCGAAGTCAAGATGATAAGGTCAGATTGTGGAATGAACTTTATTGGGTCTGTAAAGGACTTGAACGCGAATGTCATTAGCATAGAGGCACGACCTGTCAGAGAATATCTTATTGAGAACAGAATCAACTGGGTGTTCAATCCTCCCCACTCCTCACACATGGGTGGAGTGTGGGAGAGGATGATTGGTGTAGCACGTCGGATTCTCAACCCTCTTCTTCTTGATGTCAAGCATTTAACACATGAAGTACTAACCACACTGATGGCAGAGGTTTCATCTATCATGAATGCGAGACCTTTAGTACCAGTGTCGTCTGATCCAGGAAATCCACTTCCTCTGACGCCCAACACTCTTCTAACCATGAAAACGGATCAAACTGTGCGGTGA